A genomic window from Nicotiana sylvestris chromosome 11, ASM39365v2, whole genome shotgun sequence includes:
- the LOC138881096 gene encoding uncharacterized protein yields MDWLSPHYAILDCHAKTVTLVMRGVPRVKWRGTLDHTPNRVISSLKAQRMVEKGCDTYLAYMRDVRIDTPSVDSVPVVWDFPNVFPNDLPGMLTNRDIDFSIDLLLVTQPISIPLYHMAPSELKELKDQLQELLDKGFIRPSKSPWGAPVLFVKKTDGS; encoded by the coding sequence gccaaaactgtgacgctggtTATGCGAGGTGTACCACGTGttaagtggaggggtactttagatcacactcccaatagagttatttcttctcttaaagctcaacgtatggttgagaaggggtgtgacacatattTAGCCTATATGAGAGATGTTcgtattgataccccttctgttgattcagtcccagtagtgtgggattttcccaatgtgtttccaaatgaccttccgggcatgctgactaatagagatattgattttagcATTGATCTGCTGCTGGTCACACAACCCATTTCCATTCCTCTGTATCATATGGCTCcttctgagttgaaggagttgaaggatcagttacaggaattgcttgataagggttttattcggcctagtaaatcaccttggggtgctcctgtattatttgtgaagaaaacggatggtagttga